One Fuerstiella marisgermanici DNA window includes the following coding sequences:
- a CDS encoding DUF2585 family protein produces the protein MTTPLKPSLLNRTTRQCGATGIVILAATSLVLAAMGRHFWCECGGLEPFSWDIWSQHNSQHLIDPYFFTHVLHGILFYALLGWLWKSLSIEYRFSVAILLESSWEMLENTPMVIERYRSVTISLDYYGDSIANSIMDVIACAIGFAIACRFRPRVSVAVFVATELILLITIRDCLTLNVVMLLWPLEAIKTWQMGLR, from the coding sequence ATGACTACTCCCCTTAAGCCGTCCCTGTTAAATCGGACCACGCGACAGTGCGGTGCAACTGGAATCGTCATCCTGGCAGCGACCAGTCTGGTTCTGGCGGCGATGGGCCGCCACTTTTGGTGCGAGTGTGGAGGGTTGGAACCGTTCTCGTGGGACATCTGGTCGCAACACAATTCACAGCATCTGATAGACCCCTACTTTTTTACTCACGTACTGCACGGCATCCTTTTCTACGCACTACTGGGGTGGCTGTGGAAGTCCTTGAGTATTGAATACCGTTTTTCGGTGGCCATTTTGCTGGAATCCAGTTGGGAGATGCTGGAAAACACGCCCATGGTGATTGAGCGATATCGCAGCGTCACGATTTCGCTGGACTATTACGGCGACTCGATCGCGAATTCAATCATGGACGTGATCGCCTGTGCCATCGGTTTCGCGATCGCCTGTCGTTTTCGTCCTCGCGTTTCGGTCGCGGTGTTTGTGGCCACCGAGCTGATTTTGCTAATCACAATTCGCGATTGCCTGACGTTAAACGTCGTGATGTTGCTCTGGCCGCTCGAAGCGATCAAAACCTGGCAGATGGGGCTGAGGTAA
- a CDS encoding DUF1501 domain-containing protein, with protein MERRKFLVASATGLAGLSATGSPSAQAVDQRRAGKAKSTILFFLCGGASHIDMWDMKPDAPSDYRGPFQPIETSAPGVQLCEHLPMLAKQAHHLAVVNSIDGTVNTNDHHAGYYHNLTGHVPDQSFITLGNNRTPLPDDWPFMGSVVASKRTQNEFLPNAITLPHKPSRAPYTRPGQFAARIGVEHDPLYINGDRAKPLSFSAPSLALEGDVTADRLTERYSLLKEIDVARRQFERSQVAETFDKHQKRAVSLLMSSQTTTAFNVADESPATIERYGKTVNGMSLLVARRLVEAEVPFITVFWKGDLGKLGKKCRSAGSWDTHGNNFGCLKDDLLPEFDRGFSALVEDLAQRSLLDETLLLVTSEMGRKPKIGDIRSGGVSGAGRDHWTYCLTDVLAGGGVQGGQTYGASDRYAEHPIENKITPAHIAKTVYHAMGVDDLSFVDSLGRPYSLLDEGEIISSLF; from the coding sequence ATGGAACGACGCAAATTTCTCGTGGCTTCCGCGACAGGCCTCGCAGGGTTGAGTGCCACCGGTTCACCTTCCGCCCAGGCCGTCGATCAGCGGCGTGCCGGAAAAGCCAAGTCCACCATTCTGTTTTTCCTGTGTGGCGGCGCATCACACATTGATATGTGGGACATGAAACCAGACGCGCCGTCTGACTACCGCGGACCGTTTCAACCCATCGAAACCAGCGCTCCCGGTGTTCAGCTGTGTGAACACCTTCCAATGTTGGCCAAGCAGGCTCACCATCTTGCGGTGGTGAATTCCATCGACGGCACCGTCAATACTAACGACCACCACGCTGGTTATTACCACAATCTGACGGGGCATGTCCCCGATCAATCGTTCATCACGCTCGGTAACAATCGCACGCCACTTCCCGACGACTGGCCATTCATGGGCAGTGTCGTGGCATCCAAACGAACGCAAAACGAATTCCTGCCCAACGCCATCACGCTGCCTCACAAGCCAAGCCGGGCACCGTACACACGCCCCGGCCAGTTTGCGGCTCGCATCGGCGTGGAGCACGACCCGCTGTACATCAACGGTGATCGGGCGAAACCGTTAAGCTTCAGCGCACCGTCTCTGGCTTTGGAAGGCGACGTCACTGCCGACCGACTCACAGAACGCTACTCACTGCTGAAGGAAATCGACGTAGCTCGCCGACAGTTTGAGCGATCACAGGTCGCCGAAACATTTGACAAGCACCAAAAGCGAGCCGTGTCGCTGTTGATGTCGTCGCAGACAACCACCGCGTTTAATGTCGCTGATGAGTCGCCTGCCACCATTGAACGGTACGGCAAGACGGTCAACGGAATGAGCCTTCTGGTCGCGCGGCGTCTGGTCGAAGCGGAGGTTCCGTTTATCACCGTGTTCTGGAAAGGCGACCTTGGCAAGCTCGGGAAAAAATGTCGCAGCGCGGGTAGTTGGGATACGCATGGCAACAACTTCGGCTGCCTGAAGGATGACCTACTTCCGGAATTTGATCGCGGCTTTTCAGCTTTGGTAGAAGACCTGGCCCAGCGCAGCCTTCTGGACGAAACGTTGTTACTCGTCACCAGTGAAATGGGACGCAAGCCAAAAATCGGTGACATTCGTTCTGGTGGAGTTTCCGGAGCGGGCCGTGACCACTGGACGTATTGCCTGACCGACGTTCTCGCGGGCGGTGGAGTGCAGGGCGGCCAAACCTATGGAGCGAGTGACCGGTACGCTGAGCACCCGATCGAAAACAAAATCACGCCCGCTCATATCGCCAAGACTGTCTACCACGCGATGGGCGTTGACGATCTCAGTTTCGTCGACAGCCTCGGACGACCATACAGCCTTCTTGACGAAGGCGAGATCATTTCATCGCTATTTTAA
- the pruA gene encoding L-glutamate gamma-semialdehyde dehydrogenase: MAKRVRIEDRVEQRTQEIGEDLFGRLNSRSSSIFHGRWWEDRLMNWAMEDEAVKVQMFRFVDVLPMLRTHTSIAEHLDEYFEDVKSHLPWAARIGLDLSTNNSILSRALAYNARTNAARMARRFIAGENAGEVLKSVQQLRKNGLAFTLDLLGEAIISDVEADRYQQQYLDLIAGMSEQVDGWSEVAIIDHDHNGAIPRLNVSLKLSALDSQFSPIDHAGTRDRVLHRLRPILRAAQEHSAYVHFDMEQYDYKELTLDIFQHVLMEDEFREFADAGIVVQAYLEDAGEDLKRLLAWTKKRGTAITIRLVKGAYWDYETIRSEYRNWPCPVFRRKWQSDDSFEQHCRFLMKNYEWLRPALASHNLRSLAHGLAWAEEYKVPQRAVEVQMLYGMSDQQAQLFTERGHRVRVYTPFGELIPGMAYLVRRLLENTSNDSFLRQSFTEHVAVEKLLMKPSDHAVAEPPIEDEPAAGFQNEPLTDFSIEANRTAMQEALDFVRSEFGQTYPLVIDGKSSESRSTLSSRNPSDISDVIGHVAAASADQAADAVDAAHRAFPQWAAMETSNRCEYLELIAAEMRERRFELAAWICFEVGKPWAEADGDVAEAIDFCMYYAHEMRRLDEPQQCDFKGEENSYSYRPRGVAVVIAPWNFPLAILTGMTTAAIVTGNTVVMKPAEQSSVVGAKLMEIIRNAGVPDGVVNFLPGIGEDVGPELIASPDVDMVCFTGSQTVGLEINRVASDTDERQTSVRHVIAEMGGKNAIIVDADADLDEAVVGVMHSAFGYAGQKCSACSRVIVLEGAYDQFIERLIEATKSLKIGAAEDPSTKVGPVIDDDAKQRILAAIKTVDAEVGEEVALSIDTKTLDKQGTFVGPHIITGVDPDSNLAQDEIFGPVLSVMKVRNLDEAFTVANNTRYALTGGVYSRSPSTLKRARNEFEVGNLYLNREITGAIVQRQPFGGFRMSGIGTKAGGPDYLLQFMVPINVTENTMRRGFAPPPNDDA; the protein is encoded by the coding sequence ATGGCCAAACGCGTTCGTATTGAAGATCGAGTTGAACAGCGAACGCAGGAAATTGGCGAAGACCTGTTTGGTCGCCTGAATTCCCGTTCGTCGTCCATTTTCCACGGACGCTGGTGGGAAGATCGCCTGATGAACTGGGCGATGGAAGACGAAGCCGTCAAGGTGCAGATGTTTCGCTTTGTCGATGTGCTGCCGATGCTGCGGACACACACGTCGATTGCCGAACATCTCGACGAATACTTCGAAGACGTAAAGTCGCACCTGCCCTGGGCCGCTCGCATCGGCCTGGACCTGTCCACCAACAACAGCATTCTCAGCCGCGCGCTTGCCTACAACGCTCGCACCAATGCCGCTCGCATGGCGCGACGCTTTATCGCCGGCGAAAATGCGGGCGAAGTCCTGAAGTCGGTCCAACAGCTTCGCAAGAACGGGCTCGCCTTCACGCTGGATTTGCTGGGCGAAGCCATCATCAGCGACGTTGAAGCCGACCGCTACCAGCAGCAGTATCTGGACCTTATCGCAGGCATGTCCGAACAAGTGGACGGTTGGTCCGAAGTGGCGATCATCGACCACGACCACAACGGAGCCATCCCACGCCTTAACGTCAGCCTCAAACTTTCGGCGTTGGACAGCCAGTTTTCGCCCATCGACCACGCTGGCACACGCGACCGAGTGCTCCACAGGCTGCGGCCCATTTTGCGAGCCGCTCAGGAACACAGCGCATACGTCCACTTCGACATGGAACAGTATGACTATAAGGAGCTGACGCTCGATATTTTCCAGCATGTGCTGATGGAAGACGAATTCCGTGAATTTGCCGACGCCGGCATCGTGGTCCAGGCGTATCTTGAAGATGCGGGCGAAGACCTGAAACGACTGCTGGCCTGGACAAAAAAACGCGGCACCGCCATCACGATCAGACTGGTCAAAGGAGCATACTGGGACTACGAAACCATTCGGTCCGAATACCGCAACTGGCCATGTCCCGTGTTTCGCCGCAAGTGGCAGTCGGACGATAGCTTCGAACAGCACTGCCGCTTTTTGATGAAGAACTACGAATGGTTGCGACCGGCTTTGGCCAGTCACAACCTGCGAAGTCTGGCTCATGGGTTGGCATGGGCCGAAGAATACAAAGTGCCTCAGCGAGCCGTCGAAGTCCAGATGCTGTACGGCATGAGCGACCAACAGGCTCAGTTGTTCACCGAACGCGGGCATCGCGTCCGAGTTTACACGCCTTTTGGCGAACTCATTCCCGGCATGGCCTATCTTGTGCGACGGCTGCTGGAAAACACGTCCAACGATTCCTTTCTGCGACAGAGTTTCACCGAACACGTTGCCGTTGAGAAACTTCTTATGAAACCATCCGATCACGCTGTTGCCGAACCTCCGATCGAAGACGAGCCCGCCGCGGGCTTCCAGAATGAACCACTCACCGACTTCAGCATCGAAGCCAACCGAACGGCGATGCAGGAAGCTCTGGACTTCGTGCGCAGCGAATTCGGCCAGACGTATCCCCTGGTCATCGACGGCAAGTCCAGCGAAAGCCGCAGCACGCTCAGTTCTCGCAATCCTTCCGACATTTCCGACGTCATCGGTCATGTGGCGGCCGCCAGCGCCGATCAGGCGGCCGACGCCGTCGACGCTGCTCATCGAGCGTTCCCTCAGTGGGCGGCCATGGAAACCAGCAACCGCTGCGAATACCTGGAACTGATCGCCGCCGAAATGCGCGAACGACGCTTCGAACTCGCGGCGTGGATCTGCTTCGAAGTCGGCAAGCCATGGGCCGAAGCCGACGGTGACGTCGCCGAAGCGATCGACTTCTGCATGTATTACGCTCACGAAATGCGACGGTTGGACGAACCGCAGCAGTGCGACTTCAAGGGCGAAGAAAACAGCTACAGCTATCGCCCGCGCGGAGTCGCCGTCGTGATTGCTCCGTGGAATTTCCCGCTCGCGATTCTGACCGGAATGACAACCGCCGCCATCGTCACAGGTAACACGGTGGTGATGAAGCCGGCCGAACAATCGTCGGTAGTCGGTGCGAAATTGATGGAGATCATTCGCAACGCCGGCGTTCCGGACGGGGTCGTCAACTTCCTGCCGGGCATCGGCGAAGACGTGGGTCCGGAACTGATTGCCAGCCCGGATGTCGACATGGTGTGCTTCACCGGTTCGCAGACTGTCGGTCTGGAAATCAATCGAGTCGCTTCGGACACGGACGAGCGACAGACGAGCGTGCGACACGTCATCGCAGAAATGGGCGGCAAAAACGCAATCATCGTGGATGCCGACGCAGACCTTGACGAAGCAGTCGTTGGAGTCATGCACAGCGCGTTTGGATATGCGGGACAGAAGTGTTCTGCGTGTTCCCGAGTGATCGTGCTGGAAGGCGCATACGACCAATTTATTGAACGTCTGATCGAAGCCACCAAGAGTCTGAAAATTGGCGCTGCCGAAGATCCATCTACAAAAGTCGGTCCCGTGATCGACGATGACGCGAAGCAGCGAATCCTGGCCGCCATCAAAACGGTCGATGCCGAAGTAGGCGAAGAAGTCGCTTTGAGTATCGACACGAAAACTTTGGACAAACAGGGCACGTTTGTTGGCCCGCACATCATTACCGGCGTCGACCCGGATTCGAATTTGGCTCAGGACGAAATCTTCGGCCCCGTGCTTTCCGTCATGAAAGTGCGAAACCTGGACGAAGCTTTCACCGTCGCCAATAACACGCGTTACGCGCTAACCGGCGGAGTCTACAGCCGTAGCCCTTCAACGTTGAAACGAGCTCGCAACGAGTTTGAAGTCGGTAACTTGTACTTGAACCGTGAGATCACCGGAGCCATCGTGCAGCGACAACCGTTCGGTGGTTTTCGCATGAGCGGCATCGGTACAAAAGCCGGCGGCCCCGACTACCTGCTGCAATTCATGGTGCCGATCAACGTGACAGAAAACACGATGCGGCGAGGCTTTGCTCCGCCGCCAAATGACGACGCATAA
- the sppA gene encoding signal peptide peptidase SppA has translation MTDEQRMSPGESKTVTANSVVIKVEAGDSTLKSAGRRILVAILAASILMNIMFILRTAAESASATATVQRSHHSGSRLASDKLAVINFSGTIMPPYTERWLEQIKAAIDDDSVKGVLLSIDSPGGLVADSHQLYHELQKLAAAKPVYVAMKRLAASGGYYIAMGIGEEGRIFVEPTTWTGSIGVIIPRYNATELAEKIGVKVEPLATGPLKDSLNPFRDLSEQEREVWDVIIADSFDRFVNVIADNRSKLNEQQVRDIATGQIYTATQALENGMADEVGYEEDALKALAAKAGVSDYEAVEYSSTPTLMDLFLSGKADPPNAMLEGLLDASVPKAMYYCSWNPWVPTTGR, from the coding sequence ATGACTGACGAACAACGAATGTCCCCCGGCGAATCAAAAACGGTCACGGCCAATTCCGTCGTGATCAAAGTAGAAGCGGGCGATTCAACTCTGAAGTCTGCTGGCCGCCGAATTTTGGTGGCGATTCTGGCGGCTTCGATTCTGATGAACATCATGTTCATTCTTAGAACGGCAGCGGAATCGGCATCGGCGACTGCCACCGTGCAGCGGTCGCATCATTCGGGAAGCAGGCTGGCTTCGGACAAGCTGGCCGTGATCAACTTTTCCGGCACCATTATGCCGCCGTATACCGAAAGGTGGCTCGAACAAATCAAAGCAGCCATCGACGACGACAGCGTCAAGGGAGTCCTTCTGTCGATCGACAGCCCTGGCGGTTTGGTCGCGGACAGCCATCAGCTTTATCACGAGCTTCAGAAGCTGGCTGCGGCAAAGCCGGTGTACGTCGCCATGAAGCGTCTTGCAGCGTCGGGCGGTTACTACATTGCGATGGGCATCGGCGAAGAGGGCCGCATCTTTGTGGAACCGACCACGTGGACAGGGTCTATCGGCGTCATTATTCCACGCTATAACGCCACAGAACTGGCAGAGAAGATCGGCGTGAAAGTCGAACCGCTGGCCACAGGACCGTTAAAAGATTCGCTGAATCCGTTTCGAGACCTGTCTGAACAGGAACGTGAGGTCTGGGACGTCATCATCGCCGATTCCTTCGACCGCTTCGTGAACGTCATCGCGGACAATCGCAGCAAACTAAACGAACAACAGGTTCGCGATATCGCGACCGGCCAGATTTATACGGCAACGCAGGCTCTTGAAAACGGAATGGCCGATGAAGTTGGCTACGAAGAAGATGCGTTGAAGGCTCTTGCTGCCAAGGCCGGCGTTTCAGACTACGAAGCCGTGGAATACTCGTCGACGCCGACGCTGATGGACCTGTTTCTTTCGGGCAAAGCAGATCCTCCGAACGCCATGCTGGAAGGCCTGCTGGATGCCAGCGTCCCCAAGGCGATGTACTACTGTTCGTGGAACCCCTGGGTGCCGACAACGGGACGGTAA
- a CDS encoding sensor domain-containing diguanylate cyclase, which produces MSAATQTSLDEILHSKQVPSLPEVALRIVEISQQPEPDTQELIKTVRLDPAIAGRILKFANSALFGLRKRPTSVEAAVPMLGTTLVRTLALGFSLAQQSRSTDTLKARFRQLWRESLFQASAAEALAERVTGADAPTWFLAGLLQDIGQIAMLNVAMAEYDEHVLQPVADESRLQLEINHFGFSHVDVSAGLCTAWGLDPEIVAAVTSHHKPVRTINPKACSELKVGVAAAASCSEYMDALGTRLESTRSDVEKYLIEGYGCLPDELQVLLAEMDRRAVELASGFSVDIGSAPPRNRILAQAQSLLRRIAMENKLASCSGVDPVATSQNNRSTDAVEDTEGNEPAEWKELLDDDRANCNRRFLDKALPQELAKAHGIGETVGLLKIDFADANIQSQQDANQPVAASEILELVTNSVRPTDNVIRASDTSAVVILPGLSYDILNRIAARIQGLINERLDLIDGDASSALVGGVIVMPEGRKPLKSDKVLKVLEESASQAEKLSATRVAFQLLLGKKAKQLAPIG; this is translated from the coding sequence ATGTCAGCAGCCACACAAACCTCACTGGACGAAATCCTGCACTCGAAGCAGGTCCCCAGCCTGCCGGAAGTGGCATTGCGAATTGTCGAAATTTCGCAGCAGCCCGAACCGGATACTCAGGAGCTGATCAAAACCGTTCGCCTGGATCCCGCAATTGCCGGTCGCATTCTAAAGTTTGCCAACTCGGCACTGTTCGGTTTGCGCAAGCGGCCCACGTCGGTCGAAGCAGCTGTTCCAATGCTGGGTACGACGTTGGTTCGGACACTGGCGCTTGGCTTTTCTCTGGCTCAGCAATCGCGTTCCACAGACACATTAAAGGCGCGTTTTCGGCAACTTTGGCGAGAATCGCTGTTCCAGGCTTCGGCTGCCGAAGCGCTGGCAGAACGAGTCACCGGCGCGGATGCTCCGACATGGTTTTTGGCTGGTCTGTTGCAGGACATCGGTCAGATCGCGATGCTGAATGTCGCGATGGCAGAATATGATGAACATGTCCTGCAACCCGTCGCCGACGAATCTCGCCTTCAATTGGAAATCAATCACTTCGGATTTTCGCACGTCGATGTGAGCGCCGGGTTGTGTACCGCCTGGGGTTTGGACCCGGAAATCGTTGCCGCCGTCACCTCACATCACAAGCCAGTGAGGACCATTAATCCGAAGGCGTGTAGCGAATTGAAGGTTGGTGTGGCGGCTGCTGCGAGCTGTTCTGAATACATGGATGCGCTGGGGACGCGATTGGAATCGACTCGATCAGACGTGGAAAAGTATCTGATCGAAGGCTATGGCTGTTTGCCGGACGAATTGCAGGTTCTGTTGGCAGAGATGGACAGACGTGCGGTGGAATTGGCGAGCGGTTTTTCCGTCGACATCGGTTCCGCACCGCCTCGAAACCGCATTCTGGCTCAGGCGCAGTCGCTGCTGCGACGAATTGCGATGGAAAATAAGCTGGCTTCCTGTTCGGGCGTTGATCCCGTCGCCACGTCCCAGAACAATCGCTCAACCGATGCGGTGGAAGATACAGAAGGTAACGAACCAGCGGAATGGAAAGAGCTTTTGGACGACGATCGAGCGAACTGCAACCGTCGGTTTCTGGACAAGGCACTGCCGCAGGAGTTGGCGAAGGCTCACGGCATCGGCGAAACCGTAGGGCTGCTGAAGATCGATTTCGCAGACGCAAACATTCAAAGCCAGCAGGACGCCAATCAGCCGGTTGCAGCTTCAGAAATTCTGGAGCTTGTCACGAACTCCGTCCGCCCGACGGACAACGTGATCCGCGCGAGTGACACCTCGGCCGTCGTGATTCTGCCGGGCCTAAGTTACGACATCCTGAACCGCATTGCGGCTCGTATTCAGGGACTGATCAACGAACGACTCGATCTCATCGACGGCGACGCCAGTTCCGCGCTGGTCGGCGGCGTTATCGTTATGCCGGAAGGTCGCAAGCCATTGAAGTCGGACAAGGTGCTGAAGGTGCTGGAAGAATCGGCTTCGCAAGCCGAAAAACTGTCCGCTACCCGAGTCGCCTTTCAGTTGCTGCTTGGCAAGAAAGCCAAGCAACTGGCACCAATTGGATAG